From a region of the Lactuca sativa cultivar Salinas chromosome 4, Lsat_Salinas_v11, whole genome shotgun sequence genome:
- the LOC111914568 gene encoding uncharacterized mitochondrial protein AtMg00810-like, whose amino-acid sequence MDKEGNAIRNKKCLVVKGYCQEEGIDFEEISAPVARIESVRIFLVYVAHKNFEKKEGNHLMIVHIYVDDIIFGSTNPSLTVEFRKLMETKFEMSSMGKINCFLGLNIRQSSEGIFINQEAFTKTLLGKFVMVGDSKVKVLMAFGTKLTPSLDKPAVDITLFCQMIGSLLYLTSSRPDIMFVVCYCARFLANPREPHMLEVKNILWYLKRTTSLGLWYPSNFVFFMQAYSNADLGGSGLDRKSTSGGCQFLDGKLVSWQSKKQTCVSLSIAEA is encoded by the exons ATGGATAAAGAAGGAAATGCCATTCGCAATAAGAAATGTTTGGTCGTTAAAggttattgtcaagaagaaggaatcGATTTTGAAGAGATATCCGCACCTGTGGCTAGAATTGAATCAGTGCGCATATTTCTCGTCTATGTtgctcataaaaactttgaa AAGAAGGAGGGTAACCATTTAATGATTGTTcatatttatgttgatgatattattttcggATCAACTAATCCCAGCTTAACTGTTGAATTCCGAAAATTAATggaaacaaaatttgaaatgagttctaTGGGTAAAATTAACTGTTTCCTTGGATTAAATATAAGACAGAGTTCGGAGGGAATATTCATCAATCAAGAAGCTTTCACAAAGACGTTATTGGGAAAATTCGTAATGGTGGgtgattcaaaagtcaaagtccttatGGCATTCGGAACGAAACTCACTCCTTCTCTTGATAAACCAGCAGTGGATATCACCTTGTTTTGTCAGATGATCGGATCTCTGTTGTATCTAACATCCAGTCGTCCTGACATAATGTTTGTTGTCTGTTACTGTGCCAGGTTTCTAGCGAATCCTCGAGAACCTCACATGTTGGAAGTTAAGAACATATTATGGTATCTAAAGCGAACTACTTCTcttggtttatggtatccatcaaatttTGTATTCTTTATGCAAGCATACTCCAATGCTGACTTAGGAGGTAGTGGTCTTGATCGGAAAAGCACATCAGGTGGATGTCAGTTTCTGGATGGCAAGCTTGTTagttggcaatctaagaaacaaacatgtgtatccTTATCTATAGCTGAAGCATAA